The Hemicordylus capensis ecotype Gifberg chromosome 6, rHemCap1.1.pri, whole genome shotgun sequence genome window below encodes:
- the LOC128330120 gene encoding pleckstrin homology domain-containing family M member 1-like, with amino-acid sequence MIKKQLVASIKALQKHYVTSDALVTSDDGDANTLCCALEAVFVHGLKAKHIKPESGAKGRKFGGHLLLPQPLFWTLLKSITHRAQANIESQL; translated from the exons atgatCAAGAAGCAGCTGGTGGCCTCCATCAAGGCCCTGCAGAAACATTATGTAACCTCTGATGCACTCGTAACCAGTGATGATGGGGACGCCAACACCCTCTGCTGTGCTCTAGAGGCTGTATTTGTGCATGGATTGAAGGCCAAGCACATCAAACCAGAGTCTGGAGCAAAAGGAAGAAAATTTGGGGGGCATCTACTCCTTCCCCAACCCCTTTTCTGGACCCTGCTAAAATCTATCACCCACAG GGCTCAAGCCAATATCGAATCACAGCTATAA